In Alkalihalobacterium alkalinitrilicum, a genomic segment contains:
- a CDS encoding GGDEF domain-containing protein yields MKTIFIILVVGHIFSVILISAYWRDHRKEQTLNYFFIAKCFQAMAWLFLALRGGIPDIFTISVANTFLFLGVSIETIALLKLQQVFNDTLRKYYIYLTFLNIVGFHLIILIHNVESLRIAFASFATAIIIIIPAYCFITKNNATLLSKFMGSLYLFVILTLIARGVAALLSNQEMGLFTPGIMQSISFLSLFLVMFLGNTGFIFLLKEKADEELVRMASFDDLTSTLNRRTFISRATQSLNRCAKVNKPVSLILFDIDYFKKINDKNGHDVGDKVLIDLSNRITRILSSNHLLGRYGGDEFAILLPETREDESTRLAEAIRLEIEEAKIEGFTLSYTLSLGVLTIVPDEQTQLDVLYVTCDKALYLAKQKGRNCVYRIPCGMSKELLVENA; encoded by the coding sequence ATGAAAACAATTTTTATCATACTTGTCGTCGGACATATATTCTCTGTTATTTTGATCAGCGCTTATTGGCGTGATCATAGAAAAGAACAAACATTGAATTATTTCTTTATTGCAAAATGTTTTCAGGCAATGGCTTGGCTTTTTTTAGCACTACGAGGTGGTATTCCAGATATTTTTACAATATCTGTAGCGAATACTTTTTTATTCCTAGGTGTATCTATTGAAACGATAGCTTTATTAAAGTTACAACAAGTTTTTAATGACACGTTAAGAAAGTACTATATATATTTGACGTTCTTAAATATAGTTGGCTTTCATTTGATTATCCTTATACATAATGTAGAGAGCTTGAGAATCGCATTTGCTTCCTTTGCTACAGCAATAATCATCATTATTCCCGCTTATTGTTTTATTACAAAGAATAATGCTACCTTATTATCAAAATTTATGGGATCCCTATATCTCTTTGTTATCCTAACCTTAATCGCAAGAGGAGTAGCCGCCTTATTATCTAATCAAGAAATGGGGCTTTTCACTCCTGGTATCATGCAGTCTATTTCATTTCTCTCTCTTTTCCTTGTTATGTTCTTAGGGAATACTGGATTTATTTTCTTATTAAAGGAAAAAGCAGATGAAGAGCTAGTGCGAATGGCAAGCTTCGATGATTTGACATCCACTCTTAATCGTAGGACATTTATCTCACGTGCAACTCAAAGTTTAAATCGTTGTGCTAAAGTCAATAAGCCTGTTTCTTTAATCTTATTTGATATTGATTATTTTAAAAAGATAAATGATAAGAATGGGCACGATGTAGGTGATAAGGTACTGATCGATTTAAGTAATCGGATCACACGAATCCTTAGTTCAAATCATTTATTAGGTAGGTACGGCGGAGATGAATTTGCGATTCTACTCCCAGAGACTAGAGAGGATGAATCGACTAGACTTGCAGAGGCGATTCGTCTGGAAATAGAAGAGGCAAAAATCGAAGGGTTTACGCTATCATACACGCTCAGTTTAGGTGTCCTTACAATTGTTCCAGATGAACAAACACAACTTGATGTACTATATGTTACATGTGATAAAGCCCTATATTTAGCAAAACAAAAGGGGAGAAACTGTGTCTATCGAATTCCATGTGGAATGTCAAAAGAACTATTAGTAGAAAATGCATAA
- a CDS encoding DNA alkylation repair protein — protein MLNKTTNSDEFFVQKAIGWVLREYGKTNPKSVVLFVSQHALKLLSKREAMKHLSKMQ, from the coding sequence ATGCTTAATAAGACGACTAATAGTGATGAGTTTTTTGTTCAAAAGGCAATTGGTTGGGTATTACGGGAATATGGGAAAACAAACCCAAAGAGTGTAGTATTATTTGTATCACAACATGCATTAAAACTGCTTAGCAAACGAGAGGCAATGAAACATCTTTCAAAAATGCAGTAA
- a CDS encoding Cof-type HAD-IIB family hydrolase, translating to MTKQSVIFFDIDGTLLNHDKKLPTSTKEAVFQLKEKGHIVAIATGRAPFMFEGLRKELDIHTFVSYNGQYVVLNGEVLHTNPLKISSLEKLTETALQNDHPIVFMDHEDMKANVPDHPYIMESIGTLKLDLFPSHDPSYYKGRELYQSLLFCPKGEEKHYVREYHDFDFVRWHPVSVDVLPKGGSKAIGIEKIVQKLGLPEERQYAFGDGLNDMEMLSTVKNSVAMGNAEEKVKEVAKYITKSVEDEGILHGLKKVGLL from the coding sequence GTGACAAAACAAAGCGTAATTTTCTTTGATATTGACGGAACATTACTTAATCATGATAAAAAATTACCAACTTCTACAAAAGAAGCCGTTTTCCAATTAAAAGAAAAAGGGCATATTGTAGCGATTGCAACAGGTCGTGCTCCTTTTATGTTTGAAGGGTTACGAAAAGAATTAGATATTCATACATTTGTGAGTTATAACGGGCAATACGTCGTGTTAAATGGCGAAGTATTGCATACAAATCCATTAAAAATTTCATCACTTGAAAAATTAACAGAAACAGCTCTTCAAAATGATCATCCAATTGTCTTTATGGACCATGAAGATATGAAAGCGAATGTCCCTGACCATCCTTATATTATGGAGAGCATTGGTACGTTAAAATTAGATCTTTTTCCTTCACATGATCCTAGTTATTATAAAGGGCGTGAATTGTATCAATCATTACTCTTTTGCCCAAAGGGAGAAGAAAAGCATTATGTACGGGAGTATCATGACTTTGATTTTGTCAGGTGGCATCCTGTTTCAGTTGATGTTCTTCCAAAGGGAGGTTCAAAAGCAATCGGAATTGAAAAGATTGTTCAAAAACTCGGATTACCAGAAGAGCGTCAGTATGCTTTTGGAGATGGGCTAAATGATATGGAAATGTTGTCGACTGTAAAAAATAGTGTGGCCATGGGAAATGCAGAAGAAAAAGTAAAGGAAGTCGCAAAATATATTACAAAGTCCGTCGAAGACGAAGGAATTTTACATGGTCTTAAAAAGGTAGGTTTGTTATAA
- a CDS encoding PLP-dependent aminotransferase family protein, with translation MNWVPNRAERKPIYKQIAEYIENEISLGNYPPNSVLPSERELAKGFSVNRSTIVAAYDELESVGLVVRIKGSGTKVSGDIWGLLNKRIPNWNKYVEEGSFPPNFPIVQRLRQQTQENDLINFVSGELSSDLFPTEKLQHIMTSVPFKEHLGYDHPQGNDALRSAISLHVKQYKQINATPTSILITSGAQQALHLIVQSLLKPGDSIAIEDPSYCYSLPLFHSAGLHIHHLPVDEKGINPEDLVELHRKHRIRMVFVNPDYQNPTGTVLSQSRRKYLLEVSAKFGIPVVEDDPYSLTTFSGKINPTLKSMDLNGNVLYISSLTKIVASGLRIGWIIGPTPVIQRLADVKQQVDFGHSVFPQWIARNFLEFSDFDIHIQTLRSRLEQRKNLLVNSFNELVGDKVEMIIPNGGIHMWCKINTLVDDKLLIEEALKRGVAFAPGSIFGTKREYLRFTFGRCELDKIDEGISRFQAALKDAMQ, from the coding sequence ATGAACTGGGTTCCAAATCGAGCTGAAAGGAAGCCAATATATAAGCAAATCGCAGAATATATTGAAAATGAAATTTCTTTGGGGAACTATCCACCAAATAGTGTGTTACCTTCAGAAAGGGAATTAGCAAAGGGGTTTTCAGTTAATCGCAGTACAATTGTTGCAGCGTATGATGAGCTTGAGTCAGTTGGATTGGTGGTAAGGATCAAGGGTAGTGGAACAAAGGTTAGTGGTGATATTTGGGGATTATTAAATAAAAGGATACCAAATTGGAACAAGTATGTTGAAGAGGGTTCATTTCCGCCCAATTTCCCAATTGTCCAGCGTCTTCGCCAACAAACTCAAGAAAATGACCTTATTAATTTCGTTAGTGGTGAATTATCTTCTGATTTGTTTCCAACCGAAAAGCTACAACACATTATGACTTCGGTTCCCTTTAAGGAGCATTTGGGTTACGACCATCCACAAGGAAATGACGCATTAAGGAGTGCAATATCTTTACACGTAAAACAATATAAACAAATTAACGCAACTCCAACATCCATTCTTATCACTTCAGGTGCTCAGCAAGCATTACATCTTATTGTCCAAAGTTTACTTAAACCTGGAGATTCTATTGCAATTGAAGATCCATCATACTGCTATTCACTACCTTTATTTCATTCAGCAGGATTACATATTCATCATTTACCAGTAGACGAAAAGGGTATTAATCCAGAGGATTTAGTAGAGCTGCATCGTAAACACCGAATTCGAATGGTCTTCGTTAATCCAGATTACCAAAATCCAACAGGGACGGTTCTAAGTCAAAGTAGGAGGAAATACCTTCTTGAAGTATCAGCGAAATTTGGCATCCCTGTTGTAGAAGACGACCCTTATAGTTTAACTACTTTTAGTGGAAAGATAAATCCAACTCTTAAATCAATGGACTTAAACGGAAATGTACTGTATATTAGTTCTCTTACAAAGATTGTTGCTTCAGGTTTGCGAATTGGATGGATCATAGGACCTACTCCAGTCATACAAAGGCTTGCAGACGTTAAGCAACAAGTTGACTTTGGACATAGTGTATTTCCTCAATGGATAGCACGGAATTTCTTAGAATTTAGTGACTTCGATATTCATATACAAACCTTGCGTAGTAGGTTAGAGCAACGTAAAAACTTACTTGTAAATAGTTTCAATGAATTAGTAGGGGATAAAGTTGAGATGATCATTCCAAATGGTGGAATTCATATGTGGTGCAAAATTAATACATTGGTTGATGATAAATTATTGATTGAAGAAGCTTTAAAGAGAGGGGTAGCGTTTGCTCCTGGTAGTATATTTGGTACTAAACGAGAATACTTACGGTTCACTTTTGGCAGATGTGAATTAGATAAGATTGACGAAGGTATTTCAAGGTTCCAAGCAGCCTTAAAAGATGCAATGCAGTAG
- a CDS encoding aldo/keto reductase, translating to MEYRTVGKTGIKVSSLCFGTMSFGGNADKETSKAMFKRTREVGINFFDTANMYSDGLSEEILGECIADCRDEVVIASKVYFPTGKDVNARGLSRRHIMLEVENTLRRLKTDRLDFYFVHKFDDETPMEETLRALDDLQAQGKILYPAVSNWAAWQIAKALGISAKEQLARFELIQPMYNLVKRQSEVEILPLAKSEQLGVITYSPLGGGLLTGKYGVNNKPAQGRLVEQEMYTKRYNDKMNFEVAERFTAYANEQGIHPATLAVSWVMAHPGVTAPIIGARNVEQLEYSLAALDINMTQEWRDEISSLSITPSPATDRTEEIG from the coding sequence ATGGAATATCGCACGGTTGGTAAAACAGGAATTAAAGTATCAAGCCTATGTTTTGGAACAATGTCATTTGGTGGAAATGCAGATAAAGAAACGTCAAAGGCAATGTTTAAACGGACTCGTGAGGTAGGTATAAACTTTTTTGATACCGCTAATATGTATAGCGACGGTTTGTCAGAAGAGATATTAGGTGAATGTATCGCTGATTGTCGCGATGAAGTGGTTATTGCTTCAAAAGTATACTTTCCAACAGGAAAAGATGTTAATGCGCGTGGTCTATCCCGCCGTCATATCATGCTTGAGGTAGAAAATACATTAAGAAGATTAAAAACAGATCGCCTTGATTTTTATTTCGTACATAAATTTGATGATGAAACGCCAATGGAAGAAACGCTTCGGGCATTAGACGATTTACAAGCGCAAGGAAAAATCCTTTATCCTGCAGTAAGTAATTGGGCGGCATGGCAAATCGCCAAAGCTTTAGGCATTTCTGCTAAAGAGCAGTTAGCGAGATTTGAGTTAATTCAACCGATGTATAACTTGGTGAAACGCCAATCAGAAGTCGAAATTTTACCACTCGCCAAGTCCGAACAACTAGGAGTTATTACATACAGTCCATTAGGCGGAGGATTATTGACTGGCAAGTATGGTGTCAATAATAAGCCCGCACAAGGAAGATTAGTGGAGCAAGAAATGTACACAAAGCGCTATAATGACAAAATGAATTTTGAAGTGGCGGAACGGTTTACTGCGTATGCAAATGAACAAGGAATCCATCCTGCGACATTAGCCGTTTCATGGGTAATGGCTCACCCAGGTGTGACAGCACCAATTATTGGCGCAAGAAATGTAGAACAACTTGAATATTCATTGGCAGCTCTCGATATCAATATGACACAAGAATGGCGAGATGAAATTTCAAGCTTATCAATTACACCATCTCCTGCAACAGACCGTACAGAAGAAATAGGATAA
- a CDS encoding FMN-dependent NADH-azoreductase: MAKVLYITAHPHDDTQSYSMAVGKAFIDTYKEANPNDEIVNIDLYKENIPYIDVDVFSGWGKLQSGKGFEELSSEEQVKVGRLSELCEQFISADKYVFVTPLWNFSFPPILKAYIDAVSVAGKTFKYTEQGPVGLLTDKKALHIQARGGIYSEGPAAQMEMGHRYLNIIMQFYGVPSFEGLFVEGHAAMPDKAQEIKDNAIARAKDLAHTF; encoded by the coding sequence ATGGCAAAAGTATTGTACATCACAGCTCATCCACACGATGATACACAATCTTATAGTATGGCAGTAGGAAAGGCTTTTATTGATACTTACAAAGAAGCTAATCCAAATGATGAAATTGTGAATATTGACCTTTATAAGGAAAATATTCCGTATATTGATGTAGATGTTTTTAGTGGTTGGGGTAAGCTCCAGTCTGGGAAGGGATTTGAAGAACTTTCATCAGAGGAGCAAGTAAAAGTAGGTAGACTCTCAGAACTATGTGAGCAGTTTATATCAGCTGATAAATATGTATTTGTCACACCTTTATGGAATTTTTCTTTCCCACCCATATTAAAAGCCTATATTGATGCCGTGTCTGTGGCTGGTAAAACATTTAAATATACAGAACAAGGTCCAGTCGGTCTATTGACTGATAAAAAAGCATTACATATACAAGCGCGTGGTGGAATTTATTCAGAAGGACCTGCTGCTCAAATGGAAATGGGGCATCGTTATTTAAACATCATCATGCAATTCTATGGAGTACCTTCATTTGAAGGCTTATTTGTAGAAGGTCATGCTGCAATGCCAGATAAGGCACAAGAAATAAAAGATAACGCGATTGCAAGAGCTAAGGATTTAGCTCATACTTTTTAG
- a CDS encoding immunoglobulin-like domain-containing protein, with the protein MNRKMFLTLLFTIFILIGCNSQSITLTEKSEYEDVIPSYVEIENFSVEMNATVVTSSTHVEEVLLEINNLGTDNVGFGEYYQIEKRQDDGWYKIPFLDNVAFIDIGYFIHPGVSEEMKILTKNLDYHFPTGQYRIIKDFWTDEGVPYTLAYEFNITME; encoded by the coding sequence ATGAACAGAAAGATGTTCCTGACTTTATTATTTACCATCTTCATTTTGATCGGTTGTAATTCTCAATCAATTACTTTAACTGAAAAAAGTGAATACGAAGATGTTATACCTAGTTATGTAGAAATAGAAAATTTCTCGGTAGAAATGAACGCGACAGTGGTCACCTCTTCTACTCATGTCGAAGAAGTCTTACTAGAAATTAATAATCTTGGTACTGATAATGTCGGTTTCGGTGAATATTATCAAATTGAAAAGCGTCAAGACGACGGTTGGTATAAGATTCCTTTTTTAGATAACGTCGCCTTTATTGACATCGGCTACTTTATCCATCCAGGAGTTTCTGAAGAAATGAAGATTCTGACGAAGAACTTAGATTATCATTTTCCTACAGGTCAATATCGCATAATTAAAGACTTTTGGACAGATGAAGGCGTCCCATATACTCTTGCATATGAGTTCAATATTACTATGGAATAA
- a CDS encoding DMT family transporter produces MNRISYCFLVLITTALMGSAFAIGKIGLNYSSPILLVALRFTMAGIIMGAMVWVFKREHPKKIMDWLKIAVIGLFQTAGVMGCIFVGLRTISAGELSILTFTNPLLVVALGTIFLKIRYNPQQWLGVFLGFIGVYITLGANLDFKIGTLLGILSAVSWAIGTILIKIWGLRFDIWVLTAYQMFFGGIILFFLSLLIEKPYFIVEFNSIFILLWLTIMASIIQFAGWFYLIQKGDSGKVSAFLFLAPFFGVLSGWLLLNEQLDVNVLAGGLFIFSGIFLVNWQVTLKKTKDIMKIA; encoded by the coding sequence TTGAATCGAATAAGTTATTGCTTCTTAGTACTGATAACAACGGCATTAATGGGATCTGCTTTTGCAATAGGAAAAATCGGATTAAATTATTCATCACCTATTTTGTTAGTCGCATTACGTTTTACAATGGCTGGTATAATAATGGGGGCAATGGTTTGGGTTTTTAAAAGAGAACATCCCAAAAAAATAATGGATTGGTTGAAAATAGCTGTTATAGGCTTATTCCAAACTGCAGGTGTAATGGGGTGTATATTTGTCGGGTTAAGAACGATATCCGCTGGAGAATTATCCATACTAACATTTACCAATCCACTATTAGTCGTTGCTTTAGGGACCATCTTTTTGAAAATTAGGTATAATCCGCAACAATGGTTGGGTGTTTTTTTAGGTTTTATCGGAGTCTATATTACGCTTGGAGCAAACTTAGATTTTAAAATTGGAACTCTGTTAGGAATTTTATCTGCAGTTTCATGGGCGATCGGAACAATTTTAATTAAGATCTGGGGGCTTCGCTTTGACATATGGGTATTAACTGCCTATCAAATGTTTTTTGGAGGAATTATTTTATTTTTCTTAAGTTTACTGATTGAAAAACCTTATTTTATAGTAGAATTCAATTCTATTTTTATTTTGTTATGGCTTACCATCATGGCATCAATTATTCAATTTGCTGGCTGGTTTTATCTAATACAAAAAGGAGACTCAGGAAAAGTGAGTGCATTTTTATTTTTAGCGCCATTTTTCGGTGTCCTTTCTGGCTGGTTATTACTAAATGAACAATTAGATGTGAATGTATTAGCGGGAGGACTATTTATTTTTTCGGGGATATTTTTAGTTAATTGGCAAGTTACATTAAAAAAGACAAAGGATATAATGAAAATAGCATAA
- a CDS encoding IucA/IucC family C-terminal-domain containing protein codes for MREVLLSIDEQKKLEEYRICFKEEATSELTIEVNDMLDRQKLVTYLEEIKQELQAPDLMVAASAFSKRYSYIIIAPAIYSFLMLNKQLEMDVSNLTILPSVSNEKWLPRLYLKKQKARIPDTEEERESCRNQLFKTIFQHHLSSLWNEVSHLCKIPKQILWENTSIYTFWIFESLLQQTDLSPEIRDKIQIDFDFLLYETQNLIFENNTTNPIAAYYGEKTNLDGKAVRIRKTCCFYYAISKEGAVCKGCPRRSLSECLQS; via the coding sequence ATGCGTGAAGTATTATTATCCATAGATGAGCAAAAAAAACTAGAAGAATATCGGATTTGTTTTAAAGAAGAGGCAACTAGTGAGCTAACCATCGAAGTGAACGATATGCTTGATAGGCAAAAACTTGTTACTTACTTAGAAGAAATAAAACAAGAACTCCAAGCTCCAGACTTAATGGTAGCTGCTTCAGCATTTTCGAAACGATATAGTTACATTATTATTGCACCTGCCATTTATTCTTTTTTAATGTTAAATAAACAATTAGAAATGGATGTTAGTAATTTAACGATTTTGCCGTCTGTTTCAAATGAAAAGTGGTTGCCACGCCTTTATTTAAAAAAGCAAAAAGCACGTATTCCCGATACGGAAGAAGAACGCGAAAGTTGCCGAAATCAATTGTTTAAAACGATTTTTCAGCACCATCTAAGTTCACTTTGGAACGAGGTATCTCACCTGTGTAAAATTCCAAAACAAATCTTATGGGAAAATACATCGATTTATACTTTTTGGATTTTTGAGTCGTTGTTACAACAAACAGACCTTTCACCTGAAATCAGGGATAAAATCCAGATTGATTTTGATTTCTTACTTTATGAAACACAAAACTTAATTTTTGAAAATAATACAACTAATCCAATAGCTGCCTATTACGGCGAAAAAACCAATCTTGATGGTAAGGCGGTTCGCATACGGAAAACGTGTTGTTTTTATTATGCTATTTCTAAAGAAGGTGCAGTATGTAAAGGCTGTCCTAGAAGGTCTTTGTCTGAATGTTTGCAAAGCTAG
- a CDS encoding NADH-dependent flavin oxidoreductase, giving the protein MNENYQSLFEGFSFKRGVDLKNRIVMAPMTNFASEPNGMVSEEELAYYRERTGGIGAVITAVAYVTRDGKGFTNEISADSDEMIPGLRRLADTLKGEGAKAILQIFHAGRMAPPELLEDGQSVSASAVAALRPGLVTPRELTEAEIETIIQAFGDATRRAIEAGFDGIEIHGANTYLIQQFFSPHSNRRTDKWGGTLEKRMTFPLAVIDEVKSTVNKHAKEPFIIGYRISPEEMEEPGITMDDTLVFVDKLADQDLDYLHISVQDFWQGSIRNEADKKSRVTMIHEQVGNRVPVIGVGSLHTPDDVKKAMATDVPLIALGRELIVEPKWVQKVQAGEEGNIATTLTKHDQEKLVVPDILWDKIINIPGWFPVVEK; this is encoded by the coding sequence ATGAATGAAAATTATCAATCATTGTTTGAAGGGTTTTCTTTTAAGCGTGGAGTCGACTTGAAAAATCGAATTGTGATGGCTCCGATGACTAACTTTGCATCTGAACCAAATGGAATGGTTAGTGAAGAAGAACTAGCTTATTATAGGGAACGCACGGGTGGAATAGGGGCTGTCATAACGGCAGTCGCTTATGTCACTCGTGATGGTAAAGGATTTACAAATGAAATTAGTGCAGATTCGGATGAGATGATCCCAGGTCTAAGACGGTTAGCAGATACACTTAAAGGTGAGGGAGCTAAAGCAATTTTACAAATTTTCCATGCAGGAAGAATGGCACCACCTGAACTTTTAGAGGATGGTCAATCCGTAAGTGCCAGTGCGGTAGCAGCATTACGACCTGGTTTAGTCACGCCTAGGGAATTAACGGAAGCTGAAATTGAAACGATCATTCAAGCATTTGGCGATGCCACACGGCGAGCCATTGAAGCCGGGTTTGATGGAATTGAAATTCATGGTGCGAATACGTATTTAATTCAACAGTTCTTTTCACCCCATTCGAACCGTCGTACCGATAAGTGGGGAGGAACACTTGAAAAACGAATGACCTTCCCACTTGCCGTTATTGATGAAGTTAAAAGTACGGTTAACAAACATGCCAAGGAACCGTTTATTATCGGTTATCGTATTTCTCCAGAAGAAATGGAGGAGCCAGGCATTACAATGGATGATACATTAGTATTTGTAGATAAATTGGCAGATCAAGATTTGGATTATCTCCATATTTCAGTTCAGGACTTCTGGCAAGGATCCATACGTAATGAGGCGGATAAAAAGTCACGCGTAACGATGATCCATGAACAAGTAGGCAATAGAGTTCCTGTTATAGGTGTAGGGTCACTTCATACTCCAGACGATGTGAAAAAGGCAATGGCTACAGACGTGCCACTCATTGCTTTAGGGCGAGAATTAATCGTGGAACCAAAGTGGGTTCAAAAAGTACAAGCTGGTGAGGAAGGAAACATTGCAACAACATTAACAAAGCATGATCAGGAAAAATTGGTAGTACCTGATATATTGTGGGATAAAATTATCAACATACCTGGTTGGTTTCCAGTAGTTGAAAAATAA
- a CDS encoding DUF2512 family protein, with translation MKHLRPLLIKFLVTALLLFFVLTLGITMPIGHVIVITTIYTLLSYFFIDLLALPRINNILTCLIDTTVAFFIIFIYSWTLSTLPLLGISIISAIGIGAGEWFFHKYLGMYVFIGELEDTAVTPTHANLQTEAAEEPDVHQLKNKDDDN, from the coding sequence ATGAAGCATTTACGTCCGTTACTTATTAAATTTTTGGTTACCGCACTTTTATTGTTCTTCGTTTTAACCTTAGGAATTACGATGCCGATTGGACACGTAATTGTCATCACGACTATTTATACGTTACTTTCTTATTTTTTCATTGATCTACTAGCGTTGCCTCGTATCAATAATATTCTCACATGTCTCATAGATACGACCGTCGCTTTTTTTATTATTTTTATCTACAGTTGGACGCTCTCTACCTTACCGCTATTAGGCATTTCCATTATTTCAGCTATTGGGATCGGTGCAGGTGAATGGTTCTTCCATAAATATTTAGGAATGTATGTGTTCATAGGTGAACTTGAAGATACAGCGGTTACTCCGACACATGCTAACTTACAAACGGAAGCTGCAGAAGAACCAGACGTTCATCAATTGAAAAATAAAGACGACGATAACTAA
- a CDS encoding MarR family winged helix-turn-helix transcriptional regulator — translation MDSLNLDAISVVTNIYRIAQGLRNKMEREVLSEYGLSWTSFSLLYDLWIGNSIETKKLAVLSGVTKATVSNITKTLERKELCYRKVDNRDRRITYVTITDKGRKIMEDLYPMFHKGEVEVVSSLSVDEQKKISSSLRKVIKDNQF, via the coding sequence ATGGATTCACTTAACTTGGATGCAATTTCCGTTGTAACTAACATCTATCGAATTGCACAGGGGTTAAGAAATAAAATGGAGCGAGAAGTTTTATCTGAGTATGGACTCTCTTGGACATCATTTTCCCTACTTTATGATTTATGGATAGGTAATTCAATTGAAACAAAAAAATTAGCAGTATTATCTGGAGTAACAAAAGCAACAGTAAGTAATATTACTAAAACTTTAGAACGAAAAGAACTATGTTATCGAAAAGTTGATAACAGGGATAGAAGAATTACCTATGTTACGATAACAGATAAAGGAAGGAAAATTATGGAGGATTTATATCCAATGTTCCACAAGGGCGAAGTTGAAGTAGTTTCTAGTCTTTCTGTAGATGAACAAAAGAAAATTTCGTCATCTTTAAGAAAAGTAATAAAAGATAATCAGTTTTGA